A stretch of Sphingorhabdus sp. YGSMI21 DNA encodes these proteins:
- the pgi gene encoding glucose-6-phosphate isomerase — MTSDHWQTIKAMPQLSLNQMFEKDGDRVSRFALQHAGLYFDFSKTHLDEDLVGAFRDMADTLGLSAKREALIAGEPVNISEGRAAEHCAERGIGNPASVDNAHALHQRMKSLIEVIDSGALGEFRHIIHLGIGGSALGPKMLHEALKLGDEKYELAVVSNIDGVALEPVLERFDAGKTLLVIASKTFTTAETLLNAQSVIDWMTEEGIADPRGQVVALTADPEQAVEWGVDETRILPFSETVGGRYSLWSSIGFSVALALGYDVFADLLAGAAAMDRHFQDTPWSRNIPVLAAFADQYYTQVRGCETRAVFAYDERLGLVPDYLQQLEMESNGKSVTLDGAPLALHSSPIVWGGVGTDAQHAVFQLLHQGSHLVPVEFLAVIEAGDSLSPAHHNGLLLNCFAQGAALMAGKKSDDSHRNYQGDRPSVTILLEELEASSLGALLAFYEHRTFVNAVLLNINPFDQFGVELGKQMANKLAAEDGNRLDASTEELKKRAFGA; from the coding sequence ATGACTTCAGACCATTGGCAGACGATCAAGGCCATGCCGCAGCTTTCGCTAAACCAGATGTTCGAGAAAGACGGCGATCGCGTCTCCCGCTTCGCGTTGCAACATGCCGGCCTCTATTTCGATTTTTCCAAAACCCATCTTGACGAGGATCTGGTGGGAGCCTTTCGGGATATGGCCGACACCTTGGGACTGTCGGCCAAGAGAGAAGCATTGATTGCCGGCGAGCCGGTCAATATCAGCGAAGGCCGGGCTGCCGAACATTGCGCAGAACGCGGAATCGGAAATCCGGCGAGTGTCGATAATGCCCATGCGCTGCACCAGCGTATGAAGAGCCTGATCGAAGTGATTGATTCCGGAGCTCTTGGTGAGTTCAGGCATATCATACATCTGGGTATCGGCGGTTCGGCCCTGGGACCCAAGATGCTGCACGAAGCTCTGAAACTGGGTGACGAGAAATATGAGCTCGCGGTGGTCTCGAACATCGACGGCGTGGCACTCGAACCGGTTCTGGAGCGATTTGATGCAGGCAAGACGTTGCTGGTCATAGCGTCCAAAACCTTCACCACCGCAGAGACTTTGTTGAACGCACAATCGGTAATCGACTGGATGACGGAGGAGGGTATCGCAGATCCCAGGGGGCAAGTCGTCGCCTTGACCGCCGATCCGGAGCAGGCGGTTGAATGGGGAGTCGATGAAACCCGCATCCTGCCATTCTCCGAGACGGTGGGCGGGCGTTATTCCTTATGGTCGTCGATCGGCTTCAGCGTCGCGCTGGCGCTCGGCTATGATGTGTTCGCGGATCTGCTGGCCGGGGCTGCCGCAATGGACCGGCATTTTCAGGATACGCCCTGGTCGCGGAATATTCCGGTCCTTGCCGCCTTTGCCGACCAATATTACACACAAGTTCGCGGATGCGAAACGAGAGCGGTATTTGCCTATGATGAACGTCTGGGCCTGGTGCCGGATTATCTCCAGCAGCTGGAAATGGAAAGCAATGGCAAATCCGTAACGCTGGATGGCGCACCGCTTGCACTGCATTCCAGTCCGATTGTCTGGGGTGGCGTCGGCACCGATGCCCAGCATGCGGTGTTCCAGCTTCTGCATCAGGGCAGCCATCTTGTCCCGGTCGAGTTTCTCGCGGTCATAGAAGCGGGGGATTCGCTCAGTCCCGCTCACCATAACGGCCTGCTACTCAATTGCTTCGCCCAGGGGGCGGCGTTGATGGCGGGCAAAAAATCCGATGACAGTCATCGAAACTATCAGGGTGACAGGCCCTCGGTCACGATATTATTGGAAGAATTGGAAGCATCTTCACTGGGTGCGCTGCTGGCCTTTTACGAGCACCGGACTTTTGTGAATGCGGTTTTGCTGAACATCAATCCATTCGATCAATTTGGCGTCGAGCTTGGCAAGCAAATGGCGAACAAGCTGGCGGCCGAGGATGGTAACCGATTGGACGCATCGACCGAAGAGTTAAAGAAGCGGGCTTTCGGAGCCTGA
- the lepB gene encoding signal peptidase I codes for MARNKAERSETGDFVAFLVKLALFILILRSFIVSPFNIPSESMQPRLVVGDYLLVAKWPYGFSKYSLPFNLPLFPGRILANSPTPGDVVVFKAPPSATDDYIKRVIALSGDIVQVNKGVVSINGTAVKRKRIADFEHPVTPNSPCYRPEFEISAGNGAAVCRYPQFQETLPNGVSYHILDIYENSEGDDTQAFVVPEGHMFLMGDNRDRSADSRFPAQEGQAIGMVPEENLVGKALISVFSTDGSAEWIKPWTWFSAARWNRIGEGF; via the coding sequence ATGGCGCGAAATAAAGCAGAACGATCGGAAACGGGCGACTTTGTCGCGTTCCTTGTAAAACTTGCATTGTTCATCCTGATCTTGCGGAGTTTCATTGTCTCTCCCTTCAATATTCCATCAGAATCGATGCAGCCCCGGCTGGTCGTCGGAGACTATCTGCTGGTGGCGAAGTGGCCTTACGGCTTTTCCAAATATAGCCTGCCCTTCAACCTTCCGCTGTTTCCCGGGCGGATATTGGCCAATTCACCCACCCCGGGTGATGTCGTCGTGTTCAAGGCGCCTCCCAGCGCTACAGATGATTATATCAAGCGGGTGATCGCCCTGTCGGGTGACATCGTCCAGGTTAATAAGGGCGTGGTGTCGATCAACGGCACAGCCGTCAAACGCAAGAGGATCGCGGATTTCGAACATCCTGTAACTCCCAACAGCCCTTGTTATCGTCCCGAATTTGAAATATCGGCAGGCAACGGCGCGGCAGTGTGCCGCTATCCCCAATTTCAGGAAACGCTGCCCAACGGCGTCAGCTATCATATTCTGGATATATACGAGAATAGCGAAGGCGATGACACGCAGGCATTTGTTGTCCCGGAAGGCCATATGTTTCTGATGGGAGACAACCGCGACCGAAGCGCCGACAGCCGTTTTCCTGCGCAAGAGGGGCAGGCAATCGGAATGGTGCCCGAAGAAAATCTTGTCGGCAAAGCCCTGATATCTGTGTTCTCGACCGATGGATCGGCCGAATGGATCAAGCCATGGACATGGTTCAGTGCCGCACGCTGGAACCGCATCGGAGAAGGGTTTTGA
- the rnc gene encoding ribonuclease III gives MNRPEFLDWIAEITGKRPQTPELYIRAATHGSHGQKDYQRLEFLGDRVLGLVIADHLYHQFPQEPEGQLSQRLNGLVSGSVCGDVARQIGVGDHILLGKQARDDGARQSMKVLGDVMESLIGAVYIDHGMETARSFILHHWESRFTTTVADIRHPKSALQEWAAANNRKIPTYELVDKSGPHHDLKFTVRVQVNNIGEVEATASAIQAAETEAAKKFLEKFT, from the coding sequence TTGAACCGTCCGGAATTTCTTGACTGGATCGCCGAAATCACCGGCAAACGACCGCAGACGCCAGAGCTTTATATCCGGGCTGCAACACACGGCAGTCACGGGCAGAAAGACTATCAACGCCTGGAATTTCTCGGCGACCGGGTATTGGGGCTGGTGATTGCGGATCATCTCTATCACCAGTTTCCGCAGGAACCCGAAGGCCAATTGTCGCAGCGGCTCAACGGTCTGGTTTCCGGTTCGGTATGTGGCGATGTCGCACGGCAGATAGGCGTTGGCGATCACATCCTGCTGGGCAAGCAAGCGCGAGACGATGGCGCGCGGCAAAGCATGAAGGTTCTTGGCGACGTGATGGAGTCTCTGATCGGCGCCGTCTATATTGACCATGGCATGGAGACCGCACGCAGCTTCATTCTCCACCATTGGGAAAGCCGTTTTACCACCACCGTTGCCGATATCAGGCACCCCAAATCTGCACTGCAGGAATGGGCTGCGGCCAATAATCGCAAGATCCCGACCTATGAACTGGTCGACAAAAGCGGCCCCCATCACGATCTGAAGTTCACCGTTAGGGTGCAAGTCAACAATATTGGTGAAGTCGAAGCTACGGCTTCGGCGATCCAGGCAGCTGAAACCGAAGCGGCCAAGAAATTTCTGGAAAAATTCACATGA
- the gor gene encoding glutathione-disulfide reductase, with amino-acid sequence MAEYDYDLFVIGAGSGGTRAARVSASYGAKVAVAEEYRVGGTCVIRGCVPKKLLVYGSHFSEELEDGKNFGWTWDNAKFDWARLRDHVLKDVDRLNNAYTDTLKNHGVEIILERAELTGPHEIKLAGGKTVTAKYILIAVGAWPAVADFPGSDLMSTSNDMFHLEKLPETIIIAGGGYIANEFAGIFNGLGSEVTVVNRSDIILRGYDESVRDRLIQISLAKGIDFKFNCAFDKIEKRDDGALDVYMDGKKEPIRTDIVLAATGRRPKVDGLGLENAGVATNDKNAIIVDDYSRTNVENIYAVGDVTDRVQLTPIAIREGQAFADTVFGDNPRTVDYDNIPSAVFSQPPIASVGLTESQAREQYGNIKVYSSDFRAMRNVFADRAERSLYKMIVEHPTEKILGLHMIGPDAPEILQAAAIAVKAGLTKQAFDDTVALHPSMAEELVLFK; translated from the coding sequence ATGGCTGAATATGATTATGACCTGTTTGTTATCGGAGCAGGTTCTGGTGGAACGCGCGCCGCTCGGGTCTCCGCATCCTATGGTGCGAAAGTCGCTGTAGCCGAGGAATATCGGGTCGGCGGTACCTGCGTCATCCGCGGCTGCGTGCCGAAGAAGCTGCTGGTCTATGGTTCGCATTTTTCGGAAGAACTGGAGGACGGCAAGAATTTTGGCTGGACCTGGGACAATGCCAAATTCGACTGGGCCAGACTGCGTGATCATGTCCTCAAGGACGTCGACCGGCTGAACAATGCCTATACCGATACGTTGAAAAACCACGGGGTTGAGATCATTCTCGAGCGTGCCGAACTGACCGGACCGCACGAGATCAAGCTGGCTGGCGGCAAGACTGTGACGGCCAAATATATTTTGATTGCGGTGGGGGCTTGGCCTGCGGTTGCTGATTTTCCCGGTAGTGATCTGATGTCGACTTCGAACGACATGTTCCATCTCGAGAAGCTGCCGGAGACTATCATCATTGCCGGAGGCGGCTATATCGCCAATGAATTTGCCGGTATTTTCAACGGTTTGGGTAGCGAAGTCACGGTGGTCAACCGGTCCGACATCATTTTGCGCGGCTATGACGAGAGCGTCCGGGACCGGCTGATCCAGATCTCGCTTGCCAAGGGCATCGATTTCAAATTCAACTGCGCATTCGACAAGATCGAGAAGCGCGATGATGGCGCCCTCGATGTGTATATGGACGGCAAAAAAGAGCCGATTCGTACCGATATTGTGCTCGCAGCGACCGGAAGGCGACCAAAAGTCGACGGTTTGGGACTGGAAAATGCCGGCGTCGCAACGAACGACAAAAATGCGATCATCGTCGACGACTATAGCCGGACCAATGTCGAGAATATCTACGCTGTCGGCGATGTGACCGATCGCGTGCAGCTGACACCAATCGCGATCCGCGAAGGACAGGCTTTTGCCGATACCGTATTCGGCGACAATCCGCGCACCGTCGATTATGACAATATTCCATCCGCCGTATTCTCGCAGCCGCCCATTGCCTCGGTCGGTCTGACCGAGAGCCAGGCACGCGAGCAATATGGCAATATCAAGGTCTATTCGTCCGATTTCCGCGCCATGCGCAATGTCTTTGCCGACCGGGCCGAGCGCAGCCTCTACAAGATGATCGTCGAACATCCGACCGAGAAGATCCTCGGCCTGCACATGATCGGCCCCGACGCACCGGAAATTTTGCAGGCTGCGGCCATCGCGGTAAAAGCGGGGCTCACCAAACAGGCGTTCGACGATACCGTGGCCCTGCACCCGAGCATGGCCGAGGAACTGGTCCTGTTTAAATAG